In Euphorbia lathyris chromosome 10, ddEupLath1.1, whole genome shotgun sequence, a single genomic region encodes these proteins:
- the LOC136209424 gene encoding universal stress protein A-like protein has protein sequence MMEESREGEIIGKKKMKMMVAIDESEGSFYALQWTLDNLINEPSIEGGLITLVHVQQPFNPAAYPIIPGGGAAFYTPTLVESVRKSQQDTSAALLSRALNMCSDKMVKAETLVLEGDAKDMICQATEQNPVDLLVVGSRGLGKIKRAFLGSVSDYCSHHAKCPILIVRPPRELLTK, from the exons ATGATGGAGGAGAGTAGAGAAGGAGAAATTATTGggaagaaaaagatgaaaatgaTGGTTGCAATAGATGAAAGTGAAGGAAGTTTCTATGCACTTCAATGGACACTTGACAACCTCATTAATGAACCTAGCATTGAAGGTGGTTTGATCACTCTGGTTCATGTTCAGCAGCCTTTTAACCCCGCTGCTTACCCCATTATTCCTGGTGGAGGAGCTG CTTTTTATACCCCAACGTTAGTGGAATCAGTGAGGAAGTCTCAGCAAGATACTTCTGCAGCACTGCTATCCCGTGCACTGAATATGTGCAGTGACAAGATGGTGAAAGCAGAAACTCTGGTTCTTGAAGGAGATGCAAAAGACATGATTTGTCAGGCTACTGAGCAGAATCCTGTTGATCTCCTTGTTGTTGGCAGTCGAGGGCTTGGTAAAATTAAGAG GGCATTCTTAGGGAGTGTAAGTGATTACTGTTCTCATCATGCAAAATGTCCTATCCTTATCGTCAGGCCACCGAGGGAACTACTTACCAAGTAG